One window from the genome of Candidatus Zymogenaceae bacterium encodes:
- a CDS encoding DUF128 domain-containing protein translates to MEKKYENRYLAIMKILQDSPKPVSSFVISSQLSAMGHKVGPRSVRLSLQYLDDCGYTEALGRKGRIITDKGRRELLSARIFERVGFMSTKIDQMTYRMSFDLTSRTGTVIMNTTLIDKERFTDAIPLIQSVFEKGFSMGELLTLFGPGRRAGTVAVPEDSVGIGTICSISLNGVLLRHSIQTHSRFGGLLEFEEGAATRFLQIINYDGTTMDPMEIFIKSGMTDYTGTVTSGDGIIGASLREMPADSRELVLNLEHEMRRIGLGGYHTVGLPGNTLMEIPIPDGRIGAVVMGGLNPVAILKEWDIPIRHVGAMSGLVDFREFFHFEELGKRAGAMV, encoded by the coding sequence ATGGAAAAGAAATATGAAAACAGATATCTCGCCATTATGAAGATCCTGCAGGATTCTCCCAAACCGGTCAGCAGCTTCGTCATCTCGTCCCAACTCTCCGCAATGGGACACAAGGTGGGGCCACGAAGCGTCCGGCTCTCCCTCCAGTACCTGGACGACTGCGGCTATACCGAGGCCCTGGGGCGCAAGGGAAGAATTATCACCGACAAGGGACGTCGGGAGCTTCTCTCCGCCAGGATCTTCGAGCGGGTGGGATTTATGTCGACGAAAATCGATCAGATGACCTATCGCATGAGCTTCGACCTCACGTCCAGAACCGGTACGGTCATCATGAATACCACGCTTATCGACAAGGAAAGATTCACCGATGCGATCCCTCTGATACAGTCGGTGTTCGAAAAGGGTTTTTCTATGGGCGAGCTTTTAACTCTGTTCGGGCCGGGGAGGCGTGCGGGCACCGTTGCGGTGCCTGAGGACTCTGTGGGCATCGGAACCATCTGCTCCATATCCCTCAACGGCGTGCTGCTTCGCCACTCCATCCAGACCCATTCACGATTCGGGGGACTGCTGGAGTTTGAAGAAGGGGCGGCCACCCGATTTTTACAGATCATCAACTACGACGGCACCACCATGGATCCGATGGAGATATTCATCAAGAGCGGTATGACCGACTACACCGGAACGGTGACCAGCGGCGACGGGATAATCGGCGCGAGCCTCAGGGAGATGCCCGCCGATTCCCGGGAGCTTGTCCTGAACCTGGAGCATGAAATGCGAAGGATCGGCCTGGGTGGATACCACACCGTGGGGCTTCCCGGAAACACGCTCATGGAGATACCCATCCCTGACGGGCGCATCGGCGCGGTTGTAATGGGCGGCCTCAATCCTGTGGCGATCCTGAAAGAGTGGGATATTCCCATCAGGCACGTCGGCGCCATGTCGGGGCTGGTGGACTTCCGTGAGTTTTTCCACTTTGAAGAGCTGGGAAAACGGGCGGGGGCGATGGTATAA
- a CDS encoding Glu/Leu/Phe/Val dehydrogenase produces the protein MVTHAGNLNPVTSRTVVEPVQTPAHETLNSFEIVQRQLDECASFMNLDAGAHRLLRNPMFEMTVSIPVTMDDGTTRVFQGFRVQHNMARGPAKGGVRFHPDETIDTVRALATWMTWKCSLMGLPLGGGKGGVVCDTRELSPSELERLSREYVRAIAPIIGPDRDIPAPDVSTNPQVMAWMMDEYSRIVGKNGCGVVTGKPICVGGSQGRLDATARGGMYTIREAAKMLGMNLDGARVAVQGFGNAGSFAAWLIRDLFGSTVVAVSDTGGGVYSKRGLNPEAVLQHKRLHRSVCGAADCEVIPNEEIFGLDVDILILAGIENAVTQKNAGDVRARIVAELANGPTTPEADAILIENGVHIIPDFLCNAGGVTVSYFEMVQNYYMYYWEESEVHKRLDQKMTEAYHSVYHASQEYGLDMRRAASVLAVDRVTEAMRCRGWIN, from the coding sequence ATGGTAACTCACGCAGGGAACCTGAATCCCGTTACATCTCGAACCGTTGTAGAACCGGTACAGACGCCGGCACATGAAACATTGAATTCATTCGAGATCGTCCAGAGGCAGCTCGATGAGTGTGCGAGCTTCATGAATCTGGATGCGGGGGCCCATAGGCTTTTGAGAAACCCGATGTTTGAAATGACCGTGTCGATTCCGGTCACGATGGATGACGGCACAACCAGGGTATTTCAGGGTTTTCGAGTGCAGCACAATATGGCCCGGGGTCCCGCCAAGGGGGGCGTACGGTTTCACCCGGACGAGACGATCGATACCGTCCGGGCGCTTGCCACATGGATGACCTGGAAATGCAGCCTTATGGGACTTCCCCTGGGCGGCGGTAAGGGAGGTGTTGTGTGCGACACCCGTGAACTGTCTCCATCGGAGCTGGAGCGGCTCAGTAGGGAATACGTTCGGGCCATAGCTCCGATCATAGGTCCGGATAGAGACATCCCTGCACCGGATGTCTCAACCAATCCCCAGGTGATGGCGTGGATGATGGACGAGTACTCCCGCATCGTGGGAAAAAACGGCTGCGGCGTTGTTACCGGAAAGCCGATCTGCGTGGGCGGATCGCAGGGACGGCTCGATGCCACCGCCCGTGGTGGTATGTATACCATACGTGAGGCGGCCAAGATGCTCGGAATGAACCTCGACGGAGCCCGGGTGGCGGTGCAGGGATTCGGCAACGCGGGTTCATTTGCAGCCTGGCTTATCCGAGACCTTTTCGGGAGTACCGTAGTGGCGGTCAGCGATACCGGCGGCGGCGTATACTCAAAGAGGGGACTTAATCCGGAGGCGGTATTACAGCATAAACGGCTTCATCGTTCGGTGTGCGGCGCGGCTGACTGTGAGGTGATTCCAAATGAGGAAATCTTCGGTCTTGATGTGGATATTCTGATTCTGGCCGGCATCGAAAATGCAGTTACTCAAAAAAACGCAGGAGATGTTCGGGCCCGTATCGTGGCGGAACTGGCCAACGGACCGACGACGCCGGAGGCGGACGCGATACTCATCGAAAACGGTGTCCATATTATCCCGGATTTTCTGTGCAACGCCGGCGGTGTGACCGTTTCCTATTTTGAAATGGTGCAGAATTATTATATGTACTACTGGGAGGAAAGCGAGGTGCACAAGAGGCTGGATCAGAAGATGACCGAGGCCTACCACAGCGTGTATCATGCTTCCCAGGAATACGGCCTCGATATGCGTCGGGCGGCCTCTGTACTTGCGGTGGACCGAGTGACCGAGGCGATGCGCTGCCGCGGCTGGATCAATTGA